In Marinibacterium anthonyi, the DNA window ATCCGGCTGAAACCGACACCCTGCTGATGAGCGAGCTGGACCTTGAAGAACAGCGCCTGGCCGCGTTCGAAAAGGGCTATGCCGCCGGTTGGGAAGACGCCATCGCCGCGGATAACCAGGGCAAGGCGCATCTGTCCGCGGCCTTGACCCAGAACCTCGAGGATGCCGCCTTTTCCTATCACGAAGCGCTGACGCAGATGCAGGCTTCGGTCATGCCGGTGTTCGAGGCGATCGCCGAACAATTGCTCCCGGGGATGATCCGGGCCGGCCTGGCGCCCCAGATCCTGCGCGCGCTCGACGATATCGCCACCCAGGCCATGGGCCGGCCGCTTGTGCTGGCCATTCCGCCCGGCACCGAGCAGGTGATCGCCCCGCTGCTTCCCGAAATCGACAATGTCGAGATCATTCTCGACGAGGACCCGACACTGACCGACGGCCAGGCCCGGCTGCATCTGGACGACGGTGGGGTCGAAATCGACCTGACCGCGCTCGCCGACGAGATGCGCAAGGCGATCACGGCCTTCGTCTTTGAAACCCGCAAGGAGACCTCAAGTGACAGAACTGCCTGACGGCGAAACCCGGCATGACGCGTCCAACCCGTTTTCCGCGGTGCCGATTGAAATCGTGGTCAGCGTCGGCAAAGCCCGGCCGCTGGTCCGCGACCTGATGCGGCTGGGCGAGAATGCCGTGCTGGCGCTGGATCGCCGGGTCGAGGACCCGGTCGAGCTTTATGTCGGCGACAAGCTGGTCGCCCGGGGCGAGCTGGAAGAACTGGAAGGCGACACGCCCGGTCAGCTGGCCGTCCGCCTGACGGAGATTGCGAACCTTCGTGACGAACTGGGCTGACGCGATGCGCCGGACGGCCTGGATCCTGGGGCTGGTCCTGGTCATCGCCCTGCCGGCGACCGCTCAGGCGCAGGAGATTTCGGTGTCGCTGGGCGATGGCGGATCGCTGACCGCCCGGTCGATCCAGCTGATCCTGCTGATTACCGTGCTCAGCATCGCGCCGGGCCTGGTGATCATGATCACCTGCTTCCCGTTCCTGGTAACGGTGCTGTCGATCCTGCGCCAGGCGATCGGGCTGCAGCAGGCGCCGCCGAACATGCTGATCGTCAGCCTGGCGCTGTTCCTGACCTATTTCGTGATGGAGCCGGTCTTTACCACCGCCTGGCAAAACGGGATCGAACCGCTTTTGTCCGAACAGATCGACACCGAAGCCGCCTTTGTCAGAACGATGGATCCGTTCCGCGATTTCATGGCCGCGCGCATCGATCCCGATACCTTCACGGCCATGGCCACCCTGCGCCCCGATGCCGACCTGGACGCCCCGGCGCGGGATGCGCAACTGTCGCTGCTGGTGCCAAGCTTCCTGCTGTCTGAAATCTCGCGCGCATTCCAGATCGGGTTCGTGATCTTCCTGCCGTTCCTGGTCATCGACCTGGTTGTCGCCGCCATCCTTATGTCGATGGGCATGATGATGGTCCCGCCAGCGGTCGTGGCACTTCCGTTCAAGTTGGCCTTCTTTGTCGTGGCAGACGGGTGGAGCCTGATCGCTGGGGCATTGGTGCGAAGTTACTTCGAATGACCGGTCCCGCCAGCGTGGCGGCCGCCGAAACAGCAACCGGCCGGCCACGCGAAGGTGACCGGCCGGCGGCTTTCACTGGCAAGGCGGATGCGCTCAGGCGGCGAGGTTCAGGTGCAGCACGTGGTGCTGCCCCACGTCGGGACGGCTTTCGCTGTCCGACATCGCGGCGCGCATCATCTTCAGGCCCACGACGACCGGATTGCCATCCGACACCCAGACCGACGCTTCGCGCGGCGTGAACCGCAGCAGCGTGACCTTGGGGTCCTCGCGGCCTTCCTCGAACCAGGCGGCGGCGGCGAAGCTCCACAATTCGTCAAGCTTTTCCGCGCTGTCATAGGTCACCAGGCTTCCTCTCAGGCTGGCGTGAAAGCCATCGCCGGGGGATTGCACCGTGAACCGGGCCTCGGCCCCGTGGCCGATGGCGGCCACGAGATCGGTGTCCGAGGAGGTGATGAACCAGAGGCTTTCCGTCTCGGGATCGGTGAAATGCGTCATCGGCTGGGGATGCTGATCCGCATCCGCGACCCACAGCATTCCGGTCCGGCTGTCAGACAGCTTGTCCCAGAGTTGCGCCTTGGCTTCCACCGAATCTTCGGTCTTCCAGGCCATGGCTCACACCGAAGCGAGGATGTCGTCGACCATCTTGCGCGCTTCTTCCTTGGTCTTGCCATAGCGCTGCTGAAGCTTGCCTTCGATCTGTTCGCGATCGCCCTTGGCCTGTTCCAGTTCGTCATCGGTCAGGTCGCCGTAGCTTTCGCGCAGCTTGCCTTTGATTTCGGTCCATTTACCCTGAATCTGATCTTTATTCATGACGTCACTCCTTTTCGGTTTGCGTCTTTGAATGAGCGTGTCCCGAAGACGTTCAGGACACGTGGTGATCGGGTGGGAACAGCGGACTGCGCCGCTATCCCCTTGCTTCTGATAAATAAACCCGCAGCCAACCGAGATGTTCCGACCATTCGCGAAACCTTGCGGAATTTTGCCGCGTCAGACGATATCCTCGGTCACGCCGGGCAGATCGGTGTGATATTCGGCCATCGCGTCAGGGGCATGCGGCACCAGGAAGCCCGAACGATTTTCGGGCCGGCGCAGGCCGTTACGGGCGATCTCGGCATCCCACCAGGGCTGCAGGGTCTCGATGTGCTGCGCTTCGGGCGGCAGCGGATCCTGCCACCAGTGGCGGAAAATCGCGGCGCGCAGGGCGGCGACGCGGTCGGGTGCTTCAAGACGGATCGCGGCTTCGGTATCCCAATGCATCGACCGGCCGTTCAGGTTGGCGGATCCGACCATGGCGAAATCGGTGTCCGTCACCAGCAACTTGTTGTGCACGTAGATGATGGGCGAACCCGCCAGCACCGAAGCTGTTTCGCGGGCGGCGAAACGCGGCTGAACCGGGCTGGCGAAGGTGGCACGGGGGCCGAACGCCTGCTGGACATGCGATATCGCTTCGGACTGGCGGGCCATGCCGAAGCGGGCGTCAAGTTCGCGCGATCCGTCAAAGGCCACGTCATCGGGCAGGGCCGGCAGGACCACCATCAGGTGCAGGTCCGGATTGGCCAGCGCGGCATCGGCCAGGGCGCCGGAAATCACCGACGACCGCAGGAACTGCGTTTCGATATAGATCAGGTGGCGGGCGCGGGCGAAGGCGGCCAGGTGATCCTCTTCGATTTCGTGGCGTACGGTGCGCGGCGACAGAAAGGGGAACTGGACCCGACGCGGCGCCGACAGGGTGCGGCGCAGGTAGCGGGTGGGGCCGGGGTCGGCCTTGCCGGCGGTCACGTCCAGCATTTCGTCCAGGTGCCGGCGCGCCTCCAGCGCCTCGGGGCCACGGATCAGCAGCTGCACGTCGGACCAGGTTTGGTCCGCCGGGCGGTCGTGATCCGGCGTGTCCCAGCGTCGTTCGTTCAGGTCGAGCCCGCCGATATACAGCACCTCGTCGTCGATCACGGCGAGCTTCTGGTGATGGCTGACAGGGTAAAGCCCCGGCAGCCGGTCGGGATCCAGCCGCACGGCCTGCAGCTTGCGCCGCAGCCCGCGGATCTTGCGCAGTTTTTCCTGCCATTTCATCACCACCACCGGCAGCAGGCCCAGCCAGGGCAGCAGCCCGGCTTCGGCGGCGTGCAGATTGGCGATGACCTGCAACTGCCCCCGTTCGGGCCGGGCGACTTCCCACAGCGCGCCGGCCTGGCGCTTGGTCTGCCAGGTCAGCTCGTGCAGGTCGGTGGCGATCACCGGGTCGAAATCGCTGACGATCAGGTGAATGCGCACGCCACGCTTCAGCGCGTCTTCCAGCAGGTCGAACCAGGTGTCGCCCACGGCCCGACCTTCGGGGCTGCGCAGTTTCGTGCGCATGTCGAAGATGCGGAACCCGGCGGTGATATCCTTTTTCGCGGCAAGAACGGCGCGTTCGAAGGCCGGCCAGGCTTCTTGCGCGGTGATCAGGACCTCGAAGTCCGGCATGTCCCTACCCTGTCATGTCAGTGGGGTGCGTTGGCGTCGAAATCGGCGCGCTTGAACGTCACTTCATAGCGATAAGTCCGCTCGTCCTCGGCTTGTTCCGCACGACCTTCCAACTGGCTGATGAAGGCCCGCATCAGGCGCGTGCCAAGGCCGCCCATCTCCTCGGTATCAAAGGACGCTTCGGGCATGACCCGCTGGCCCACCGTGTTTTCGATGCAGAACCGCACGGTTCCGTCGTCGCGCGCCTCGAGCCAGACGGTGATCCGCGCCGGGCCGCCATCGGGCCGGCCGGCATATTTCACCGCGTTGGTCATCGCCTCGGAGAACAGCATCGACAACGGCACCGCCTGGTCGGGGAACAGGTGCACCTCGTCCAGGTGGGTTTCGATTTCCAGCCGCGCCTCGGGTCCGACCGGGGCAAGGTCCGCCAGCAGGGCGCGGATCATCTCGGATGCATCGATCGTCGTGGTTTCCGGCCCGGTGTAAAGCGACCGGTGCAGCATGGCGAGCCCGCGCACCCGGCGCTGCAGATCGCCCAGGATGCGCTTGGCCTCCTGGCTGCGGGTCAGGCGCGACTGCATGTTCATGATCGACGCGATAAGCTGCAGGTTGTTCTTTACCCGGTGGTGCACCTCGCGCAGCAGGACTTCCTTGTCGCGAAGATCCTGCTCCTGCTTGGCCTCGGCCTGGGCCAGCAGAAGGATCATCCGGTTGAATGCGGTTTCGGCGGATTTCAGTTCGTCGGGCGGGCGGTCCAATTCGATCCGGCCCTTGGTCAGACGGCCAAGCGCGTGTTGCCGCATGGCCGAGGCCAGCGCATGCACGTGGCGGATCACCAGCCGCTGGACCCCGAAGAAGGCCACGCCCATGCCCGCCAGCCACATCAGCAGCGGGAAGGCGACGGACAGGCGCGCGCGCCAGATCGCGTGATCGTTGGCGGCCAGTTCGGCCGGCCAGCTGCCGACGATGGCGGCCGATCCCGGCACGATCTGGGAAATGGCAAAGACCCGGCGTTCGCCGGAATTGGTCCAGGCCTGAAAGGTTTCGCCGATGCGATCGAACAGCGCCGGGGGCCGGATGCCGGCCGGCATGTAGGCGTCGGCGGTCTCGGACCCGCCGGTGGCCGAAATCACCTGTCCATCCGCATTGATCGCCGACAGGTGCAGGCCGCGCGCCGTGGCATCGTCGTTCAGCAGCGCATCCGCGATCCGGCTGGGGATCGAGATCATCACGTAACCTTCGACGTCGCCTTCGCGCTGGATCGGTTCGGCCACCACGACCACGGGAATGCCGGTGATCCGGCCCTGGGCGACCAGTTCCATGTAGGGGCCGCCGCTGTCCTTGATGCGCTTGAAGGTTTCCGAATCCGCAAGGCTGATGCCCGACCCGCGCGAAGCACAGGTCACTTCTCCGTCACGGTCGGCAAAGCCGGCATAGGCGAACCGGGGATGGAACCTTACGAATTCGGCCAATAGCTGGTCGCATTCGTTCTGAAGGCGTTCCATCCCCACGGCGGACATGCCCTGCGCCGCGCCAAGCGCTTCGCGGATCAGTTCGCGTTCCGCCGCGGCGGCCGATTCCGTCTCAGCCAGCAGGGCGGCCTGGTTCAGACGCTCGGCCTCGGAAATCACCGCGCGTGTCTGGTACACGGATATCAGGCCCAGCGGCAGGATCGCCAGGGTAATAAGGACCACAAGCTGGCCGGTCAGGCCGCGCAAGGGCGCCAGCAATCCTTTCATTCCCTGGTGCTCCGCAGATCAGGCCGCGCGTGTGGGAGAAGACACGATCCCCGCAGTCACGGAATCGGTGAGGTCGAGTCCGTTGTCCTCGTCCAGATGCATCAGTTCAGCCAGACGTGCGCGTGCACGGTTGACCCGGCTCTTGATGGTCCCGACCTTGACGCCGCACATGTCGGCCGCTTCCTCGTAGGAAAAGCCGCTGGCGCCAACCAGGATCAAGGCTTCGCGGTGCTCTTCCTTCAGCACGGCAAAGGCGTCGTTGAAATCCCGCATCTGCAGGCGCCCGTCGTGGTCGGGCTTTTGCGACAGGCTCTGGGCGTGTGAGCCATCGGCATCCTCGACCTCGCGCTGACGTTTTCGGTGGTGCGAATAGTACGTGTTCCGCAAGATCGTGAACAGCCAGGCACGCATGTTCGTCCCGGCTTCGAAACTGTCTATGTTGCTCCATGCCTTGACCAGAGCGTCCTGGACCATGTCGTCGGCCAGGGCGGAATTTCGGGTCAGACTGAAGGCAAAGGCGCGGAGCGACTTGATGTGCTCCACAATCTCGTCACGCGGATTAGCCGCCATTTCGAGAGCCTCCAACCTTGGATTTGGACGCTTGTTGTTCCGACTGTCCGCCTGTGTCGGCCGCGCGCAATTCGGCCAGCAGGTTTGTGAACCTGTCGGGTATATCCTCGTTCAGAACATCGTCGAACGCCCGTTTGAGATTGGCGTCGATCATATGCTCCACCCTAGATGCGCGATTTTTTTCCGTCATGTCTTTCTGCGCTCAACCATTTATTTTTCTCCGCGACGGGAACGAAACGCCGTCTGTCAGGTTTGGTTCCGTAGATAGTCCAAAAAAAGTGAGACAAACAGGATGACCACAGCCTCTACCGGAGATCTTGCCGCTCAGGTCGGGAGCAATCTTCCCTATCTGCGCCGCTATGCGCGTGCTCTGACCGGGGCGCAGGACCGTGGTGACAAGTATGCGATGGCAACGCTGGAAGCGATCCTTGCGGATCCCGAGGTCTACGACAAGGACCTGCCTGCGAAAGCGGCGCTTTTCCAGGTCTTTCACACGATCTGGTCATCGACCGGCGCCGCATTCAGCGATGGCGAAACCGGCCTGGCCGCCCGCGCGCAGGCGCATCTGGCGAACCTGACGAACGACACCCGCGAAGCGCTGCTGCTGCACACGATCGAAGAATTCTCGTTCGAGGACCTCGCGTCGATCCTGAGCGTGAGCGAAGCGGAAGCCAGGGAGCTTGTCGACATAGCCTATACCGAGATGTCCAAGTCGGTGTCCGGCCGCGTCATGATCATCGAGGACGAGGCGATCATCGCCATCGACCTGGAAGCGATCGTATCCGAGATGGGTCACCAGATCACCGGCGTGGCGCGCACCGAAGACGCCGCCATCGCCCTGGCCGACCAGGAAAAGCCCGACCTGATCCTGTCCGACATCCACCTGGCCGACAATTCCAGCGGCATCGACGCGGTGAACAGGATCCTGGCCAAGCATGGCGCCGATTGCCCGGTGATCTTCATCACCGCCTATCCCGAACGCCTGCTGACCGGCGAAGGCCCGGAACCGGCGTTCCTGATCTCCAAGCCCTACAGCGAAGACCAGGTCCGGTCCGCCGTCAGCCAGGCGATGTTCTTCGCCTCGACGGAAACGCTGAAGGCCTGAACCGGACATATCATCACCTGTTTGCAGAGGGGGCCGCGTGCCCCCTTTTTTTCTCTGGCTTTTTGTCCCGCTTCCGACGGACGCACGCCCTGTGATCACACAGGTCACGACGGGATCAAACGCCACCCCCGGCACCAAAAAGGCCCCGCTCGAAAGCGGGGCGAGGTAGCAGGCAGAAGATGCCTACGGGACAAAGGTGTGCTGCGCGCCCGGCTTACTTGGCGATGGCGCGCAGCATCCATGCGGCGGTCTCGTGGAACGCGCTGCGGGCGGTGGCCAGGTCGTCGGTGACCGGGTCCTTGCGGCCATCCACCAGGTCGACCAGCGCATGCAAACGATGGGCGACACGTTCGTGATCCGATGCCAGGTCCTCGACCATGTCGGCGGCGGTCATGTCCACGCCAAGATCCTTGATCTTCGAATGGTCCATGATCTGCGCCATCGTCGACGGGGCCAGTTCACCCAGCGCGCGGATGCGTTCGGCCAGGACGTCGGCGGCGGCGAACATGTCTTCGTACTGTTCCTCGGTCAGCTTGTGGATCGAATAGAACAGCGGGCCTTCCACGTTCCAGTGATAGGCGTGGGTCTTGAACACCAGGCGGTAGGTATCCGCCAGAACGCCGGTCAGGGCCTGGGCAATCGCCTTCGTGTCACGCACGCCGGTCGAAACCTTGTCGGACGAAGGAACGACTTCCAATGCATCTTTCATGGGTCTTCTCCTTTTAATTCCTATTATATTACAAACGCATAGACCCTATCCGGGTTCCCCGTTTCCCGGATTTTTCGTTCCCGGCAGCCCGCCACCGGCGTCGTGATCCACCGCGACCGAGATCAGCGTGGGTCCGGCCGCGTCGCGGGCGGCCTGCAGCAGTTCGGGCAGGTCGTGCAGCCCTTCGGCACGGGCATGCACCCAGCCAAAGGCCCGGGCCAGCGCGTCCCAGCCGGGATTGCCGAAGCGAAACGCGGGGCCGTCCTGGCCGCCGTGTTCCTCGATCAGACGCAGCGCGCCGTCGTCCCACACCATGACGGTCAGGTTCAGCGACAGCCGCGCGGCGGTTTCCATTTCCTGCACGTTCATCATCAGGTCGCCGTCGCCGCAGATCGCCAGGGTGCGGCCCCGGGTCTTCAGCCGGGCCGCCGCGATGGCGCCGGGCAGGGCCAGGCCCATGCCGGCCAGCCCGTTCGGGACAATCACCTGCCCGGCCCGCCGGGGCGAGACATGGCGCGCGATCCACAGCTTGTGCAGACCGACGCCCGACAGCACGGTATCCTCGTGATCCAGATCGTCCGAGATCACCCGGCAGATATCCTGCGGCGCAATCGGGCCGGTCCGGTCTTCGCTGCGTTCCCGGCGCAGGGTGCGGCGCATGGCGTCGCGGGTCGCCATGAAGGTCGGCACATCGGCCCAGCGTTCCCCGTCCAGCCGGTCACGCAGCCCGGAAATCGCCGCGTCGATATCGCCGGCGATCTGGTCGGCCAGCCGCCAGCCGGCGTCGGCGGGAATGATCTCCGGCCCCACGGCGACGACGGGGATACGACCGTCACAGGTGAAATCGGCCGCCGACAGTTCCACCGGGTCGACACCGATGGCGACGATCAGGTCCGACGCCTCGACCGCCAGGTCGATGTAATCGCCATCGGGCTGGCCGATGGTGAACAGCGTCTGCGGATGATCGGGGGCCAGGATGCCCTTGGCCATGAAGGTCGTGGCGACCGGCAGGCGGGTGGCTTCGGCGAAATGGCGCAGCGTCTCGCTGGCGCCGCCGCGCAGGACACCGGCGCCGGCCAGGATCATCGGGCGATCCGCCGCGCGGATCGTGCGGGCCGCTGCGTCCAGCGCATCGGGCGCCGGGCACGGCGGCAGGGGCTGCGTCATCGCGATGGGCGGGCGTTCGGTCTCGCCCTCGGCCACATCCTCGGGCAGGCACAGGTGCACCGCGCCGGGCCGGCCCGACACCGCCTGCCGCCAGGCCTCGGCCACGCAGGCGGGCACGGCGTCGGGGTCCAGGATCATCCGGCTGAACTTGGTCACCGGCCGGAACAGGGTTTCCAGGTCCAGCATCTGGTGACTGTCCCGCCCGATCCGCCGCCGGGCGCCCTGCCCGGTGATGGCGATCAGCGGCACGTGGTCGAGGTTGGCGTCGGCCACCCCCGTCACCAGGTTTGTGGCCCCGGGGCCCAGCGTCGCCAGGCAGGCGGCGGGCGCGCCCGTCATCCGGCCCTGGACCGATGCCATGAAAGCGGCGGCCTGTTCGTGGCGGCACAGGATGAATTCCATGTCCGACGCCGCGATGGCCTGCATCAATGCCGTGGTTTCCTCTCCCGGTACGCCGAAGATGGTTCTGACACCCACCGCCTGAAGCGATGCGATCAGTGCCTCGGCGCCGGTGCGGGTCTCGGTCATCGTGTCTTTCATGAAAGTCCTTCCGTCAAAGCCTGCCGCGCGGGATCCCGCCGATGTGTTCGGCGCCATATCGCTCGTGATGCCCGAGAAGGGCGAATCAGGCGGGTTCGGCACGCTGGGTGGAACCCGTCGCGATCCGGGCGGCTTTCGTGCGCAGGGGTCGGGGCGGCCCGCGTCTTTGGACCGCCGGAATGCAAGCGGGCGGCGCCATCCGGCGACCGCCCGTCTTCGTTACCAGGATCCGCGCACCAGCCGGACGACCAGCGTCGCCAGGAACAGGACAAGGAACAGGACGAAAAGAACCTGCGCGATCCCCGAGGACGCCGCCGCGATTCCGCCAAAGCCGAACAGTCCCGCCACAAGCGCGACAACGAAAAAGATCAGGGCCCAGTACAACATCGTTACATCCTTTCACATTGGTCACCTGAAGGCTCAACGTGAAGGCGAACGCAGTGGTTCCCGATTTTTGCCGTGGAACTTTTCGGAGACCCACGACGTTACTGCTCCGAACCGCGCACAGGCGCGTCTCTGCCGGGCACCGCGTAGATGTCTGTTTTATTACCTCGTAACAGAAGGTTACTCGGTTTGCCCGGCCAATCAACGCAAACGCGGGAGTTCCCTTGCCGACGATCCTGGCCCTTTCGAACCGCCCGCGCTCAGCTCATGAGCTGACGGATCGCGCGGTTCAGATCGTCTTCGGCATAGGGTCGCGACAGATGCGCGATCCCCAGCGGCTCCACCTCTGGTGGAGGACCGTTCAGCACCAGGATCCGCGCGCCTCTCAGGTGTTGTTCCATCAGCAGGTCCTGCGCCGTGTCGGCGTCGGGCGTCACGCCCAGCACCACAAGCTGCGGCCTGTGACGGGTTTCGGCCAGGATGGCCTGCGCGTGTTCGACCGACCGGATGTGAACCACCGGCCCCAGGTGGAACCGCTCGAACGCGTCCCTGAGGTCATCCGCTTCAACGAAATTCTCGACAATGATCAAAGTCCCGATGTCGGCACCAAGGCCTGCATCTTCCATGTGACTCTCCGCTGGGTTTTCAGCTTGATGCCACACGTCCTGCCCCCAGCGCATTAAACCATGACATAGGACAACTCGTTTGACGATTGACTGCGCGAACTGCCCCCTTCGACGACATGACATGTTCTCTCCGGTGTCCAAGGCCACGCTGGCCTTCATCCAGAAGTTCAAGACCGGCGAACTTGTCGCCCAACCCGGAACCCAAATCCTGACGGAACAGGCGTCGTCTTCACAGTTGTTCACGGCATTGGACGGCATGGGCGTCCGCTACAAGACAACCCGCGACGGCCGGCGGCAGGTGGTGGGATTTGTCCTGCCCGGCGATTTCGTCGGGCTGCAATCGGGCGTCATGGATGTCATGCGCCATTCGGTCGAGGCCACGACCGAGATGCGGCTGTGCGTGTTCAACCGGACGGACCTGTGGTCGCTGTTCAAGTCGCAGCCCGACCTGGCGTTCGACCTGACCCATATCGCCGCGAACGAGGAACACCTGCTGGGCGAGGCGCTGACCGCCATGGGCCAGATGGACGCCCAGGCCAAGATCGCGTGGGCGCTGTACCGGTTCGACCAGCGGCTGAGCGCCGTGGGTCTGCGCAAGAACGGCCGGGTGCCCCTGCCCTATCGCCAGCAGGACCTGGCCGATGCGCTTGGCCTGTCGCTGGTGCACACCAACAAGACGCTGGCCAAGCTGAAGTCCGGCAACATCCTGACCTGGTCCGACGGCTGGTTGTCGGTGTCGGACCTGCCCGGCCTGGCCAAGCTGTGCGAAATCGATACCGAAGCCAGCTGCGAACGTCCGCTGATCTGATCCCCTGGTCTGATCAGCCGTCCGATCCCCGATCCGATCCGGGTCTGGCGCCGCTTTGGCGCCGGCCCGCAAGCGATCCGCACCTGATCTGGCCCTGATCTGGCCTTTCCCCAAAAGCAAACGCCCGGCACCAATGGCCGGGCGTTGATCTGTAAATCTGTCGGTCGGGCGCGCCGCAGGGGCGCGACCGGGTCACACGTGCGCGGTGCGCGACCGGGGACCAGCGACAAGCCAGATGATGAAGCCGATCAGCGGCAGGATCAGCACCAGAAGGCACCACAGCACCTTGGAGCCGGTCGATGCACCCGAACTGACGATGGACACGATGGCCCAGATGTCGAGGATCAGCAGGATCAGGCCGCCAATGCCGGTAATTTCCAAACCCATGTCATGTCTCCTTATTAATGGGGTGTGGCGCGGAACGCCCCGCGCCGGGGTGGTTCGCTTCGGGTTACTGATCGCGCAGCGCGTCGATCAATTCGTCCTTGCTCATGGTCGAGCGGCAGTCGATGTCCAGTTCGCGCGCCCGTTCGTACAGGTCGGCCTTGGTCCAGTCTTCGTAGGGCGACGCCTTGCCACCTTTCACGGACGGGGACATGTCGTCGTTGGCCTGGGCATTCGCGATCGCCGCCGCCTTCGACTTGCCGTACCCTTCGTCCAGAAGCGCCTCATATGTATCGTCGTCCTTGATGGACGACCCGTGCCGGTCACCCATGGCCAACCTCCAGCAGTGCGCTTTGGACAATGTCCGGCAGAACGTCGACGTCCAGCGCGCAGGCCGAAATCAGGTCGGCATCCGAATTGCCGCATTTCTTCCAGTCCGCGCCGCTTTCTCCCATGATCCCCGCGACCAGTATCGCGCCGATCAGCACGGCCACGCGGGGTTCGAAACGGATCGCTTTCCCTGTCGATGTCGCAGACGGCATCGTTTTTTTCCTTTTTGATTTCCGTTGCTTGAAGAACGCCGACCTGTCCGTCAGGTTCCCTTGAAACAGGAAATTTTTGCCCAATGGGCCAAAGGATCCACCGCCAGACGCCGAGGGAACGCTGGCGGCATTACCTCGGTCCGACAACGCCAGTAGACGCGATTGGTTCCAGAAAATCGGAACCGATCGCGATCCGGGGCGTATGCCTGTGGCAAGACGCAAGGAGCGACGCATGACGCAGGAACAATCCGACGACCTCATTCGCGAAGAACAGGAAGAGGAAGCCGTCGAAGAGGCGGCGATGCTGTCGCCGCGGCTGATCTTCGAGGCGATCCGCCGGAACGGCGAAGAGGAGTTGAACCGGCCGGTCCGCGCGCTGTGGAATTCGGGGATCACGGCGGGGCTGCTGATCTCGTTCTCGGTCCTGGGCGAGGCGATGCTGCGCGCCCATCTGCCCGATGCGCCCTGGTCCCATATCATAGAGAACTTCGGCTATACCTTCGGCTTCCTTCTGGTGATCCTGGGACGGATGCAGCTGTTCACCGAAAACACGATCACCACGGTCGTGCCGGTGATGACGTCGCGCGGGATCGGCCCCTACCTGCGCACCGCGCGGCTGTGGACCGTGGTGCTGGCGGCCAACGTGGTC includes these proteins:
- a CDS encoding flagellar assembly protein H produces the protein MPISHLLEDFRTTDPAETDTLLMSELDLEEQRLAAFEKGYAAGWEDAIAADNQGKAHLSAALTQNLEDAAFSYHEALTQMQASVMPVFEAIAEQLLPGMIRAGLAPQILRALDDIATQAMGRPLVLAIPPGTEQVIAPLLPEIDNVEIILDEDPTLTDGQARLHLDDGGVEIDLTALADEMRKAITAFVFETRKETSSDRTA
- a CDS encoding flagellar motor switch protein — its product is MTELPDGETRHDASNPFSAVPIEIVVSVGKARPLVRDLMRLGENAVLALDRRVEDPVELYVGDKLVARGELEELEGDTPGQLAVRLTEIANLRDELG
- the fliP gene encoding Flagellar biosynthetic protein FliP precursor, with amino-acid sequence MRRTAWILGLVLVIALPATAQAQEISVSLGDGGSLTARSIQLILLITVLSIAPGLVIMITCFPFLVTVLSILRQAIGLQQAPPNMLIVSLALFLTYFVMEPVFTTAWQNGIEPLLSEQIDTEAAFVRTMDPFRDFMAARIDPDTFTAMATLRPDADLDAPARDAQLSLLVPSFLLSEISRAFQIGFVIFLPFLVIDLVVAAILMSMGMMMVPPAVVALPFKLAFFVVADGWSLIAGALVRSYFE
- a CDS encoding putative stress protein (general stress protein 26), encoding MAWKTEDSVEAKAQLWDKLSDSRTGMLWVADADQHPQPMTHFTDPETESLWFITSSDTDLVAAIGHGAEARFTVQSPGDGFHASLRGSLVTYDSAEKLDELWSFAAAAWFEEGREDPKVTLLRFTPREASVWVSDGNPVVVGLKMMRAAMSDSESRPDVGQHHVLHLNLAA
- a CDS encoding CsbD-like protein; protein product: MNKDQIQGKWTEIKGKLRESYGDLTDDELEQAKGDREQIEGKLQQRYGKTKEEARKMVDDILASV
- a CDS encoding cardiolipin synthetase; the encoded protein is MPDFEVLITAQEAWPAFERAVLAAKKDITAGFRIFDMRTKLRSPEGRAVGDTWFDLLEDALKRGVRIHLIVSDFDPVIATDLHELTWQTKRQAGALWEVARPERGQLQVIANLHAAEAGLLPWLGLLPVVVMKWQEKLRKIRGLRRKLQAVRLDPDRLPGLYPVSHHQKLAVIDDEVLYIGGLDLNERRWDTPDHDRPADQTWSDVQLLIRGPEALEARRHLDEMLDVTAGKADPGPTRYLRRTLSAPRRVQFPFLSPRTVRHEIEEDHLAAFARARHLIYIETQFLRSSVISGALADAALANPDLHLMVVLPALPDDVAFDGSRELDARFGMARQSEAISHVQQAFGPRATFASPVQPRFAARETASVLAGSPIIYVHNKLLVTDTDFAMVGSANLNGRSMHWDTEAAIRLEAPDRVAALRAAIFRHWWQDPLPPEAQHIETLQPWWDAEIARNGLRRPENRSGFLVPHAPDAMAEYHTDLPGVTEDIV
- the pdtaS gene encoding putative sensor histidine kinase pdtaS; translated protein: MKGLLAPLRGLTGQLVVLITLAILPLGLISVYQTRAVISEAERLNQAALLAETESAAAAERELIREALGAAQGMSAVGMERLQNECDQLLAEFVRFHPRFAYAGFADRDGEVTCASRGSGISLADSETFKRIKDSGGPYMELVAQGRITGIPVVVVAEPIQREGDVEGYVMISIPSRIADALLNDDATARGLHLSAINADGQVISATGGSETADAYMPAGIRPPALFDRIGETFQAWTNSGERRVFAISQIVPGSAAIVGSWPAELAANDHAIWRARLSVAFPLLMWLAGMGVAFFGVQRLVIRHVHALASAMRQHALGRLTKGRIELDRPPDELKSAETAFNRMILLLAQAEAKQEQDLRDKEVLLREVHHRVKNNLQLIASIMNMQSRLTRSQEAKRILGDLQRRVRGLAMLHRSLYTGPETTTIDASEMIRALLADLAPVGPEARLEIETHLDEVHLFPDQAVPLSMLFSEAMTNAVKYAGRPDGGPARITVWLEARDDGTVRFCIENTVGQRVMPEASFDTEEMGGLGTRLMRAFISQLEGRAEQAEDERTYRYEVTFKRADFDANAPH
- the sigM gene encoding RNA polymerase sigma factor SigM produces the protein MAANPRDEIVEHIKSLRAFAFSLTRNSALADDMVQDALVKAWSNIDSFEAGTNMRAWLFTILRNTYYSHHRKRQREVEDADGSHAQSLSQKPDHDGRLQMRDFNDAFAVLKEEHREALILVGASGFSYEEAADMCGVKVGTIKSRVNRARARLAELMHLDEDNGLDLTDSVTAGIVSSPTRAA